A window of the Mannheimia granulomatis genome harbors these coding sequences:
- the mutT gene encoding 8-oxo-dGTP diphosphatase MutT, producing the protein MSKPIVQVSAGIIRNEFGQIYLTQRLEGQDFAQSLEFPGGKVDAGETPEEALKRELEEEIGIQVLSAFPYDSFSFEYPNKIIEFFFYLVEEWVNEPFGREGQEGFWIAQSDLDEGAFPPANAELIKRLKAEV; encoded by the coding sequence ATGTCAAAACCTATTGTTCAAGTCTCAGCAGGGATTATCCGTAACGAATTTGGGCAGATTTATTTAACTCAACGTTTAGAAGGGCAGGATTTTGCACAATCTTTAGAATTCCCCGGTGGTAAAGTTGATGCGGGTGAAACCCCTGAGGAAGCATTAAAACGTGAGTTGGAAGAAGAAATCGGTATTCAGGTGCTAAGTGCTTTCCCGTACGACTCTTTTAGCTTTGAATATCCAAACAAGATTATTGAATTTTTCTTCTATTTAGTTGAAGAATGGGTGAATGAACCTTTTGGTCGAGAGGGACAAGAAGGCTTTTGGATTGCTCAATCCGATTTAGACGAAGGCGCTTTCCCTCCGGCAAATGCAGAATTAATTAAGCGTTTAAAAGCAGAGGTGTAA